ATCCTAAGTTCCCCATCGTCTGGATCATTTTTGGACACTCATTGCGCCGACTTTATGAAACCCTTTATGTATTGCATTATACAAGCAAATCCAGGATGAATTGGTCCCATTATCTAGTCGGAATATGGTTCTATTCCGTACTCTTGCTAATCCTAAATATATCATTGTACAGGAACACTATTCCAAATACGCTAAACACGAGTGCCTTCATCATATTCTGCATAGCATCTTGGGATCAGTATAAAAACCATCATATTCTGGCCCAGCTGGTTAAATATTCGCTGCCAACAGGAAGGCTCTTCAGCTTGGTATGCTGTCCTCATTATCTGGACGaaataattatttattctaCTCTGTTGCCCTATGAGCAAGAATTTTATTTAACACTTGTTTGGGTAATCGCAAGTTTGACAATATCTGCATTAGAAACACAAAACTATTACAGGCACAAATTCAAGGATAATCACGTAGCTCGCTACTCCATAATACCTTTCATAATCTAGCAGTATACACACAcccatatatatatatatatatacatagaCGTGATAGAAATCTCTTAGTTTTCAGTATTATAACTTTTATCACTAAGAATATGCAAAGGCTCGTTTACGTGTCACTAGAAACGAAGTTAGACCCATACTTTTTTGAGGCAGTTTGAAAGAGTAAATACTGGCACAGTGGCTAAGACCTATCGCTGCTAACCAAAAGGTTAGacatcttgaaatttttggacaTATTCATTGCTTAAAACGAGCACCAAAACTAGGCAATAACTCATTTTCATCTAAAATTCAAGGCCATTGTTTTACCTGAATTTGCTGTTATTAGAAGCGTGATCTACATAACAAAGGATTTCACCtggatttttgaaacttaTACAGTACTCAACAACCCGCTCATTAATAACAATATACCGTTAAACGATTGAGAAAAGTAACAATTAGAACACTTGTGTGACGTAAGGTTaatctgaaaaagaaaagggtaTCAGCGTGCACGGAAAACTTTAGAGACAAATGCCTAACCCTCCTTCATTTAAGTCACATAAGCAGAATATATTCAACTCCAATAATAATCAGCACGCAAACAGTGTAGATTCTTTTGACTTACATCTCGACGATTCATTTGACGCTGCCTTAGACAGTTTAcaaatcaataataacCCAGAACCACTTAGTAAGCATAACACTGTTGGAGATAGGgaaagttttgaaatgaGAACAGTAGATGACTTagataatttttctaacCATTCTTCGGATTCACATCGTAAGTCTTCAAACACAGATACCCATCCTTTGATGTATGATAATCACCTCTCGCAGGATGACAATTACAAATTTACTAATATTGCTTCATCGTCACCATCATCTTCaaacaatattttttcaaaagccCTCTCATTTTTAAAGGTATCTAACACAAAAAGCTGGTCCAAGTTTGGATCATCCATTGAACTCAGCGATCAACATATAGAAAGAGAAATACATCCAGATACGACCCCTGTGTACGACAGGAATAGATATGCGTCAAACGAACTATCTAATGCCAAATATAATGCCGTGACCTTTGTGCCAACTTTATTGTATGAACAgttcaaattcttttacaatttatactttttaGTTGTCGCATTATCACAGGCCGTTCCTGCACTAAGAATAGGGTATTTATCGTCGTATATCGTACCTTTAGCATTTGTGCTGACAGTAACCATGGCAAAGGAGGCTATAGATGATATTCAGAGAAGGAGACGTGATAGAGAATCAAACAACGAATTGTATCATGTAATAACGAGAAACCGTTCCATTCCAAGCAAAGACTTGAAAGTTGGAGATCTCATAAAAGTTCATAAAGGTGATCGTATTCCTGCTGATTTGGTTCTTTTGCAATCAAGTGAACCATCTGGAGAGTCATTTATAAAAACAGATCAGCTAGATGGTGAGACTGACTGGAAATTGCGTGTTGCCTGTCCCTTGACCCAAAATCTATCTGAGACTGACTTAATTAATAGGATTAGTATAACAGCCTCAGCCCCTGAGAAATCTATTCACAAATTTTTGGGTAAAGTTACTTACAAGGACTCTACTTCAAGCCCTTTATCTGTAGATAATACTCTTTGGGCGAACACTGTTCTAGCTTCCAGTGGATTTTGTATTGCTTGTGTTGTCTACACTGGTAGAGATACTAGGCAAGCCATGAATACAACCACAGCTAAGGTTAAAACTGGCTTGCTAGAGCTAGAGATCAATAGCATTTCCAAGATTCTTTGTGCATGCGTTTTTGCCTTGTCAATTCTTTTAGTTGCATTTGCCGGTTTCCACAATGACGACTGGTACATTGACATTTTGAGATATctgattttgttttctacCATCATTCCTGTCTCTTTAAGAGTTAATTTAGATTTAGCCAAAAGTGTTTATGCACATCAAATCGAGCACGATGAAACTATTCCTGAAACGATTGTTAGAACAAGCACAATTCCAGAAGATCTAGGCCGTATTGAATACCTTCTAAGCGATAAAACTGGGACGCTTACTCAGAATGATATgcagttgaagaaaatacaCTTGGGTACAGTATCGTACACTTCAGAAACATTAGACATTGTCTCCGACTATGTGCAATCTCTGGTAGACTCTAAAAATGATTCATTGAACAATTCCAAAGTTGCTCtatcaacaacaagaaaGGATATGTCTTCACGTGTACGTGATATGATTTTGACTCTAGCAATTTGTCATAACGTTACTCCcacttttgaagatgatgaactGACATATCAAGCAGCATCACCTGATGAAATCGCTATCGTTAAATTTACCGAATCGGTTGGCTTGtcccttttcaaaagagatcgtcattcaatttctttattacATGAACATTCTGGGAAAACTTTAAATTATGAAGTTTTACAAGTGTTTCCATTCAATTCTGATTCCAAGCGTATGGGTATCATTGTTCGCGATGAGCAACTGGATGAATATTGGTTTATGCAAAAGGGCGCCGATACAGTGATGGCAAAAATTGtggaaaataatgattgGCTAGAGGAAGAAACAGGAAACATGGCTCGTGAAGGTTTACGTACTTTGGTTATTGGTCGTAGAAAattaaacaagaaaatttatgaACAATTCCAAAAAGAGTACAAGGATGCCTCTTTGTCAATGCTAAATCGTGATCAACAAATGAGTCAAGTTATCACCAAGTACTTAGAACATGATCTTGAGTTGTTAGGTTTAACAGGTGTAGAAGACAAGTTACAAAAGGATGTGAAGTCCTCTATCGAGTTACTGAGAAATGCTGGTATTAAAATTTGGATGTTGACTGGTGATAAAGTTGAAACCGCTCGTTGCGTTTCCATAAGTGCAAAATTAATATCTCGTGGCCAGTACGTTCATACCATAACCAAAGTCACCAGACCGGAAGGTGCATTCAATCAGCTGGAGTACCTAAAAATTAATAGAAATGCTTGTCTTTTAATAGATGGTGAATCGTTGGGaatgtttttgaaacatTACGAAcaggaattttttgatgtcGTGGTCCACTTGCCTACTGTTATTGCTTGCCGTTGTACACCTCAACAAAAAGCAGATGTTGCTTTGGTAATTCGTAAAATGACAGGCAAAAGGGTATGTTGTATTGGTGACGGAGGTAATGACGTTAGTATGATCCAATGTGCAGATGTTGGAGTTGGGATTGTAGGAAAAGAGGGTAAACAAGCTTCCTTAGCTGCTGATTTTTCTATAACGCAATTTTGTCATCTTACCGAATTACTATTGTGGCACGGTAGAAATTCCTACAAAAGATCTGCTAAATTGGCTCAATTTGTTATGCATAGAGGTTTGATCATTGCAATTTGCCAGGCAGTATATTCTATTTGTTCATTGTTTGAGCCTATTGCCCTTTATCAAGGTTGGTTAATGGTCGGTTATGCCACCTGTTATACAATGGCCCCAGTCTTTTCATTAACTCTTGATCACGATATTGAAGAATCATTGACAAAAATATACCCAGAACTGTACAAAGAATTGACTGAAGGCAAGAGCTTATCATACAAGACATTCTTTGTTTGGGTTCTATTGTCGTTGTTCCAAGGTTCTGTAATCCAATTATTTTCCCAAACCTTTACTAGTTTGTTAGATTCTGATTTCACGAGGATGGTTGCCATCAGCTTCACTGCTTTGGTTGTAAATGAATTAATCATGGTTGCCTTAGAAATTTACACATGGAATAAAACAATGTTTGTTACGGAAATTGCTACTCTACTGTTTTACATCGTATCCGTCCCATTTCTTGGCGATTATTTTGATTTAGGTTATATGACTACCGTAAAGTACTATGCTGAACTTTTAGTTATTTTACTCATCTCGGTCTTCCCTGTCTGGACGGCAAAGGCAATTTATAGAAGGCTACATCCTCCGAGTTATGCAAAAGTGCAAGAGTTTGCCACTCCATAATTAAATTGGTTTGATTCATCTTGTTATTTCAATGGATtatctttaaaaaaaatctatcatatttcaaaatataaattcttatttttacaAAGAAGATATAGATTATgcataatattattttgttacattttttttttcttttactttttattttctttttcttcgtgCTTCCTCAAATAAGCATCTTTAGCAGATTGACAAGAATAGCAAACATCGTATTCAATCCAAATCACATAATACTTTCCACTTCACTTTCACTGTCTGTCTCAGGCGATCTATCATCGACAGTATTGACAGTTGGCCTCTGGAAATCAGTCGCATGCGCCCAAGGAATGGACCTCGAAATGTTCTCAAATACGGAGGACCTTCTTCTAAACGTTCCACGGTAGGCGGGCATGGGTTCAGCAAAGCTGTGAGGATTGTTGTCATGTGAAGGCGTGATAGGTATATCGTTCAATGATGAGAAGGTCTTTGAACCTAAATCACTGCTGTCCATAGAATCATCACCAACTTGTGCAATTGGGTAGGGCAAGGGTGCGTCGCCAGTAACCCTGAACAGGTGAACATTAGCAACATGTTCATTTTCAACTCTGAAGATGATCCAAACGAATCTTCTCAACACTTCCAAAGTAGCCAATATAAACGACGTCACAGCACTTTGCTGAATTGTTTGAGGAGCAATCGCGTATACAATCCACTCAAATCTAATGAGGACATCCCAAATCATagcaaaataataaactAACTTCCTGCTGAATGAATAACTGCCGTTTTCCCAATTTTTCTTACCAGCTAAATACAAATCATCCCTTAGCAACCAATTGTAAGAAGTGGTATTGTGCGCAACGGACCAATCCATGACTAAATCCCAGGCAGAAGTGAGGAGGGAATTCAATGTGGCACACACAATAAAAGGGGTTCTCCTTTGTTCTGAACGGTCTGACAATCTGTAAGCACAAAGTGTGGCATTATACGCTATACCCAAGGTATATTTAGCGGCGTTCAAAAGATGAGGGAACCAATCACCAGAATCTGCAAATCTTCGTAAACATTGCATGAATCTCCAATAGCTCGGTAAGCAGGATAAGGCACCCATTGCCCTGGAATGTGAAGAACCACATAAATTATTGGGAGTATGAGAGTAAACACAAAAGAACATAGCGATATCCGCAATAGAATACGTCAACGAACAAATAATATCTcccaagaagaaatcaccAAACTCAACGGGAAAAAAACCAGACATCGCCAGTCTGATAAAAGTGACCACCAACCATTTTCTAGTGTGCACGACTTTGTCCCAATATGGGATGAGACCAGAGGGACATAGAAACAGGAAAGTCACAATACCGATGTATAAGAATCCTAAGGGTGTAAGTTTTTCCAAAGCGAAACTTAACATGGAACAGACCGCACAAGGTACTATGAAGAAAGTCAAGAAATACAATTTGAGCGGAATTTTACTTGTGGCAAAATCATTGTTGAAGAACTGCGTACCATTCTTGGATTGAATCTCACCCAGCATAATAAATCTATAATTAATCCCGGTTCTATGCCAGATAAAACAattaacaagaaaaaggaacgCGATCAGCAAAACCATATACCAACCACCCCACAGTGGGAACAAAATCTTGTGCGTAAATGACGTTTCCTCAGAGCTGATAGCCAAATACAAAGTGTAAGTGATCAAAGTCATTGACACACCAATGCCCAGCCCGACAACAAGCATCTGCACAATCGATCTATTGTTTCTATGGACCATTTGTTCGGAGATGGAGTACTGAATggtcaatttcttcaacttaTGGGTGTTGTGTTTCCTGTCCTTGGGTGAATTAGTCAACGCGGTGGTAAACCACTCGGTGATCTGCGTTTCCAACCAAGTGATGGGCTCTTTGTCTCTTTGGGCGGAGGAGAGCTCCGAAGTGGGTGTCGGTTGCGAGCTGGTTATTTGTTGCATCTGCTGTGCAACCAACTGCACGTTGGCATCCGCATGCTTGAAAAGGATGTAGTGGGTCCTAGCGTACGACATGAACGTGGTCAGCTCTCTTGTGTGACATGTTTTATCAAACTTTTTGACCATTTTACGGAACCCGGTCACGTTGATATCCCGGAACGACTTGACCAATTGCAAGTACAGATAGTACTCGATTATGGCGTTACTTAACAAGTTTCTGGCCTGCGTCGTCGTCATAGTATCCAGAAAAGAAGCCCCAAAGGCAAACGTCTCGCGACCCCTCGAAGACGCATCCTGCCTCAAATCCTGCAGCAGTGAAAATCCGCGCTTGGGCCATGATGGCAACAGCCTATTGTCCTTAAGTACTTTCTGACAATACGCTAGCAGCGACAGATGCGGCTTATTGGCCTCTTTGGTAGAGGGCATTGACCCGTACATAACAGACCGGCTATCGCTGTCGATACTATTGACCCCGGAGTCAGAACGGTCAGCAAGGCCTGCTGCATACAGACTTGTGGACATGTCAACATTCGAACTAGACCGGTTCAAGTTGTCGCGCTCGTAGTTCTTTTGCAGCGAGTAATAGTGCAGTTGCGACTTCAAAACCTCAAACTTCTTGTCGCACTCCCTTAGCAGCCAAAGGTAGAACTCGTTACATTTGCTCAACTGGAACGAGATCAACCAGTCCTCAATGAAGTCAGCGACGAACTCTCTCTGCAAAGCAGAGTAGTCTTTCTTGAAGGCAGGTCCGGAGCGGTAGTCTCCGTCGCTGCGCCTGTTGCCAGGCTCTCTCTGCTGATATGCAGTCTGGTATACCGACATGGAGGGCATCCAGCTCCGGTAGGAGCTGGATCGCTCCTCTTCGGCGTCCAGCTTTTCCTTATAGCGGCGAAGCTTCTTCTTGCCGACCTTATAATCGATATACTTGTCCCTCCATTCTGGGATGGCAGACTCGGTTAGATGGTCAGCAAACTTCATCTAGTACGGTGCTATAGTGTAGCCCTTCCATTGCTGCTAactaaataaaaaaaaaaaaaaataactatCAAACATCAAAtcaacaaaacaaaacaaaaaagcaAAGGAGAAAACCCATCTTGTACATGTAAAGTCCCCAACTGTTGCGAAACCGTGCGATGATGTTCATGGAACTTGCGTCTAATAAAACCGCATCCCGTTCCACGTGATAAACTGCACCCAAAATCCGTTCTAGAAATGCCTCATATACACCCACACCGGTGGGATCCCGACTCGATGACTACCAGCACATAGCCAGCCGCTACGGCTGGCCCCACCGGCCAGCATGTGgatgacaatgatgaaTGGTGATGGTGATAACGACGTTTAAACAAATGGCTGCTGCGATAACAACTAGGGGGCTATGGAGACAGATCTAGGAAAGATAACTGCAAGGGTGTGTGTGGCACGGCAGCACAAGGGTATTGTATCGCACTAAAAGGTTAAGAAGCCATAGCATGCACGCTGTATcccaaaaaaatgacattgAACAGGCGTGTGTGTTATAAATACATATATCGTGCGTGTGTATATACGTTTGTGGGCATGCTTGCGTGTGTTTATGTGTGCTATACAATGTGGATGTTTTAATGTAGTAATAATGTTTCACGTGATCAAGAAGCCACAGTTTGCGCGgagatattttatttttttcatcagcGTGGGAAGAAAGCAACCTTGCAGTTTGTATCGTGTGTAAGAGAAGACTGGAGTTAAAGAAGTTTAGAGAAGAGGCTTGAGTAGCGGTATAGGGGTGTGTGTGTTTGGTTATTTATAAAGGAGGAGGGTATGAGGAGACAGACGCAACGGATGATGAGTTTCGAGGACGAGGACAAGGAAGAcgttgataataataacagcAGTGAAATGACAGACACGGCGATGATGCCACCTTTAAAGAGATTGCTTATTGCGGGCAGCGGCGAGGATTTGCCACAGGGATCATCGggtaagaagaagatgacgatgGCGACGAGGTTGCCATCGTCATCACCCGATTTAGCAACAAACGATAGCGGCACTAGGGTACAGCCATTGCCAGAATATAACTTCACCAAGTTTTGCTATCGACATAACCCGGATATTCAGTTCTCACCAACTCATACAGCATGCTACAAACAGGATTTGAAGCGAACGCAAGAGATCAATGCCAACATTGCAAAACTGCCACTGCAGGAGCAATCAGACATCCACCACATAATCTCGAAGTACAGCAATTCCAACGACAAAATACGGAAGCTGATCCTGGATGGGATCCTATCGACGAGTTGCTTCCCGCAGCTTTCATATATTTCGTCACATGTTACGCACATGATCAAGATCGATTTTATCAGTATTCTGCCGCAGGAGCTGTCGCTGAAGATTTTGAGCTATCTGGATTGTCAGTCCCTTTGCAACGCCACGAGGGTATGCCGCAAATGGCAGAAACTCGCCGATGACGACAGGGTATGGTACCACATGTGCGAGCAGCACATAGATAGGAAATGCCCCAACTGTGGCTGGGGGCTACCTCTTTTGCACATGAAACGTGCCCGGATACAACAGAGCAATGCCGGATCTAACAGCAATACAGAAATTCAGACGCAAACTACGCGACCTTGGAAGGTCATCTACAGGGAACGATTCAAAGTGGAGTCAAATTGGAGGAAGGGCCACTGCAGGATTCAGGAATTCAAGGGCCACATGGATGGCGTGTTGACGCTCCAGTTCAACTACAGGCTTTTATTTACGGGGTCGTACGACTCCACCATAGGAATATGGGACCTGTTCACGGGGAAGCTAATACGAAGGCTCAGCGGCCATTCAGACGGCGTCAAGACATTGTATTTCGACGACAGGAAGCTGATTACCGGCTCGCTCGATAAGACGATCCGTGTTTGGAACTACATAACGGGTGAATGTATCTCCACGTATCGAGGCCATTCGGATAGCGTTCTGAGCGTGGACTCATATCAGAAGGTTATCGTTTCCGGCAGCGCTGACAAAACGGTCAAAGTTTGGCACGTGGAGTCAAGGACATGTTACACTTTAAGAGGCCACACAGAATGGGTCAATTGCGTCAAATTGCATCCAAAGAGCTTTTCATGTTTTAGTTGTAGTGACGACACCACAATACGAATGTGGGATATCAGAACCAATTCGTGCCTGAAAGTGTTCAGGGGTCATGTCGGGCAAGTACAAAAGATCATACCGCTCACCATAAAGGATGTAGAGAATTTAGCCACCGACAACACTTCTGATGGCAGCTCTTTGCAGGATGACTCGATAATGGCCGATGGTGTAGGTGAATCAGACACACCATCCGATGAGCAAGAGACCGTTCTGGATGAAAACATACCTTATCCCACCCATCTGCTCTCTTGCGGACTGGACAACACAATCAAACTATGGGACGTCAAAACCGGCAAATGCATAAGAACACAGTTTGGACACGTGGAAGGTGTTTGGGACATCGCCGCTGACAACTTCAGAATCATAAGTGGGTCCCACGACGGAAGCATCAAGGTCTGGGACTTGCAAAGCGGGAGATGTATGCACACCTTCAACGGACGAAGACTACAAAGGGAAACTCAGCCCACCCAAACACAATCCTTGGGCGACAAAGTTGCCCCCATCGCTTGCGTTTGTATTGGCGATTCGGAATGCTTCAGCGGTGATGAGTTCGGATGCGtaaaaatgtataaatTCGATCTCAGTGATTAGAACATACGGCATTGTCTTGGTCGGAGTAGTAGTACCTcgaatatatatatatatatatatatatataaatgaaaaatacaTAATAGCATTCCAcatatattttattatcaGAAAGAGAAACGcaaagaaacgaaaagCTAGCATGTCACTGGCCTTTtccatcttcaatttctttttcttcctctttttcgTCTTAGTAAAACTCTCGACCATTAGTTGCTATTGCTCCCCCCACGGAGCCCTTCCCACGCCAAGGGGATGTCAGGGGGGGACCAGCGATAAAGCTTATTAAGTTGACGGCGATGATGAGGAGGGCGTAGGCATAAAATGTCGTACAAGATCCATAATGTACAATATTGTTTCCTCAACAGCAGTAATAAATTTAGAGGGCGAAAGTactttattatataaacGCGCACGGCCATAGTATATAAAGGCGATTACATAATAGAATGGTTTTCGATTCCGTAACCCttgaaagataaaatatacataaaaTATACAAGATCCTAACAGTTGAGGTGCCGGCTTTGGTGATTGCTTCATAATAAATAATCAAGATAACACAGCTAgctattattattgctTTATCCGTATGGCTACCACCACGCAACCACAAAATATACTGATGGATGAACCTTCAAATCTTCCTAACAACAGCGCCCACGATAATAAGTATGGAAACATAAATGCGAGTACAAGAAGTTTTACAGGCATGGGCATGCACATGCACCCTGCCAGACTGAACTCTCTGGAGTTTTTGCACATGCCCAGGAGACTTTCTAATGTCAAACTGCACAGATTACCTCAGGACGAGTTGCAAAGAAATACAGACATGAACAAGGGTATGTCTTTCAATGGGAAGCAAGTTCATGCACATCATCCCTTTATAAACCCGGGAGCGGATTTCAGTGCTCATCATCAAAACGTTAGTAAACTTGGGgaggaagaagacgaaATCTCTCCCCTATCACACGATAATTTTCAGTACGAATCCGAAGAAAATGCCATTCCTTCACCTCCCATCTATAAGAAATCTGGAGAACTGGTGAAAAGTTcattaaaaagaagatcCAAGTCCCTACCCATCACTCCCAAATCTATATTCAACAAAACTGGCGCTAAGGGCAAGCACGTCAATTTGGATCATGTGGATACGAGGCTGTTGCAAAGAAGTAAAAGTGTCCATTTCGATCGTGTTTTACCAATAAAGCTGTTcaatgaaaacgaaaaacCTATAGATGTTGGAAAACAAATGATTCAACAAgatgttttgaatttcaaacaCAAGCCTTTGACAAGACTAAGTGGTCTTAATGGCGACACTAATAGCGTACCTATAGAGGATTTGCTATCCGAAGACAACCAAAATGAATATACAGACACATGGCTACGAAACCCGAAGGGTGTATTCCTATTTGGTACAAATTCCAATAATCgtagaaataaaaaaaaaaagttcaaacTCAGTGACGATGACagtgatattgaaaatgacaATGACAGCGACGACGCTATTAACCGCTTAGTAAGACAACAGGACAAAGATCAGTCTCACCTTGCACACGGgttgaagaatttgttAATAAACGATGACGAGGATTATTTAGAATCAAGAACAAATTCCACTAGATCAGATGCCAATTTGTTTTATGGAAACTCTAAAAGGATTGTTGGTCTTTACAATAAGAACTTCCCAATCTTGAGTGACAGGAATCGTAAAAGCTTAAAACTTAACATATTTTTAAATCTCTCTCGTGGAAGGCCCGtttttttgcaagaaaTTACGCTACTGACTGGCTTCCACAACATGGTTATAATTGGGA
This region of Saccharomyces paradoxus chromosome IX, complete sequence genomic DNA includes:
- the MET30 gene encoding ubiquitin-binding SDF ubiquitin ligase complex subunit MET30 (F-box protein containing five copies of the WD40 motif~similar to YIL046W); the encoded protein is MRRQTQRMMSFEDEDKEDVDNNNSSEMTDTAMMPPLKRLLIAGSGEDLPQGSSGKKKMTMATRLPSSSPDLATNDSGTRVQPLPEYNFTKFCYRHNPDIQFSPTHTACYKQDLKRTQEINANIAKLPLQEQSDIHHIISKYSNSNDKIRKLILDGILSTSCFPQLSYISSHVTHMIKIDFISILPQELSLKILSYLDCQSLCNATRVCRKWQKLADDDRVWYHMCEQHIDRKCPNCGWGLPLLHMKRARIQQSNAGSNSNTEIQTQTTRPWKVIYRERFKVESNWRKGHCRIQEFKGHMDGVLTLQFNYRLLFTGSYDSTIGIWDLFTGKLIRRLSGHSDGVKTLYFDDRKLITGSLDKTIRVWNYITGECISTYRGHSDSVLSVDSYQKVIVSGSADKTVKVWHVESRTCYTLRGHTEWVNCVKLHPKSFSCFSCSDDTTIRMWDIRTNSCLKVFRGHVGQVQKIIPLTIKDVENLATDNTSDGSSLQDDSIMADGVGESDTPSDEQETVLDENIPYPTHLLSCGLDNTIKLWDVKTGKCIRTQFGHVEGVWDIAADNFRIISGSHDGSIKVWDLQSGRCMHTFNGRRLQRETQPTQTQSLGDKVAPIACVCIGDSECFSGDEFGCVKMYKFDLSD
- the SYG1 gene encoding Syg1p (similar to YIL047C), coding for MKFADHLTESAIPEWRDKYIDYKVGKKKLRRYKEKLDAEEERSSSYRSWMPSMSVYQTAYQQREPGNRRSDGDYRSGPAFKKDYSALQREFVADFIEDWLISFQLSKCNEFYLWLLRECDKKFEVLKSQLHYYSLQKNYERDNLNRSSSNVDMSTSLYAAGLADRSDSGVNSIDSDSRSVMYGSMPSTKEANKPHLSLLAYCQKVLKDNRLLPSWPKRGFSLLQDLRQDASSRGRETFAFGASFLDTMTTTQARNLLSNAIIEYYLYLQLVKSFRDINVTGFRKMVKKFDKTCHTRELTTFMSYARTHYILFKHADANVQLVAQQMQQITSSQPTPTSELSSAQRDKEPITWLETQITEWFTTALTNSPKDRKHNTHKLKKLTIQYSISEQMVHRNNRSIVQMLVVGLGIGVSMTLITYTLYLAISSEETSFTHKILFPLWGGWYMVLLIAFLFLVNCFIWHRTGINYRFIMLGEIQSKNGTQFFNNDFATSKIPLKLYFLTFFIVPCAVCSMLSFALEKLTPLGFLYIGIVTFLFLCPSGLIPYWDKVVHTRKWLVVTFIRLAMSGFFPVEFGDFFLGDIICSLTYSIADIAMFFCVYSHTPNNLCGSSHSRAMGALSCLPSYWRFMQCLRRFADSGDWFPHLLNAAKYTLGIAYNATLCAYRLSDRSEQRRTPFIVCATLNSLLTSAWDLVMDWSVAHNTTSYNWLLRDDLYLAGKKNWENGSYSFSRKLVYYFAMIWDVLIRFEWIVYAIAPQTIQQSAVTSFILATLEVLRRFVWIIFRVENEHVANVHLFRVTGDAPLPYPIAQVGDDSMDSSDLGSKTFSSLNDIPITPSHDNNPHSFAEPMPAYRGTFRRRSSVFENISRSIPWAHATDFQRPTVNTVDDRSPETDSESEVESIM
- the DFG10 gene encoding putative polyprenol reductase (Probable polyprenol reductase~similar to YIL049W) gives rise to the protein MYLNGEQLLKYTIYAYRLSFFIGICSLFIAKSYLPEFLQYGKTYQRKRNSKYSSILERFKKFTVPKAYFSHFYYLATFLSLITLYFYPKFPIVWIIFGHSLRRLYETLYVLHYTSKSRMNWSHYLVGIWFYSVLLLILNISLYRNTIPNTLNTSAFIIFCIASWDQYKNHHILAQLVKYSLPTGRLFSLVCCPHYLDEIIIYSTLLPYEQEFYLTLVWVIASLTISALETQNYYRHKFKDNHVARYSIIPFII
- the NEO1 gene encoding aminophospholipid-translocating P4-type ATPase NEO1 (aminophospholipid translocase (flippase)~similar to YIL048W), with protein sequence MPNPPSFKSHKQNIFNSNNNQHANSVDSFDLHLDDSFDAALDSLQINNNPEPLSKHNTVGDRESFEMRTVDDLDNFSNHSSDSHRKSSNTDTHPLMYDNHLSQDDNYKFTNIASSSPSSSNNIFSKALSFLKVSNTKSWSKFGSSIELSDQHIEREIHPDTTPVYDRNRYASNELSNAKYNAVTFVPTLLYEQFKFFYNLYFLVVALSQAVPALRIGYLSSYIVPLAFVLTVTMAKEAIDDIQRRRRDRESNNELYHVITRNRSIPSKDLKVGDLIKVHKGDRIPADLVLLQSSEPSGESFIKTDQLDGETDWKLRVACPLTQNLSETDLINRISITASAPEKSIHKFLGKVTYKDSTSSPLSVDNTLWANTVLASSGFCIACVVYTGRDTRQAMNTTTAKVKTGLLELEINSISKILCACVFALSILLVAFAGFHNDDWYIDILRYLILFSTIIPVSLRVNLDLAKSVYAHQIEHDETIPETIVRTSTIPEDLGRIEYLLSDKTGTLTQNDMQLKKIHLGTVSYTSETLDIVSDYVQSLVDSKNDSLNNSKVALSTTRKDMSSRVRDMILTLAICHNVTPTFEDDELTYQAASPDEIAIVKFTESVGLSLFKRDRHSISLLHEHSGKTLNYEVLQVFPFNSDSKRMGIIVRDEQLDEYWFMQKGADTVMAKIVENNDWLEEETGNMAREGLRTLVIGRRKLNKKIYEQFQKEYKDASLSMLNRDQQMSQVITKYLEHDLELLGLTGVEDKLQKDVKSSIELLRNAGIKIWMLTGDKVETARCVSISAKLISRGQYVHTITKVTRPEGAFNQLEYLKINRNACLLIDGESLGMFLKHYEQEFFDVVVHLPTVIACRCTPQQKADVALVIRKMTGKRVCCIGDGGNDVSMIQCADVGVGIVGKEGKQASLAADFSITQFCHLTELLLWHGRNSYKRSAKLAQFVMHRGLIIAICQAVYSICSLFEPIALYQGWLMVGYATCYTMAPVFSLTLDHDIEESLTKIYPELYKELTEGKSLSYKTFFVWVLLSLFQGSVIQLFSQTFTSLLDSDFTRMVAISFTALVVNELIMVALEIYTWNKTMFVTEIATLLFYIVSVPFLGDYFDLGYMTTVKYYAELLVILLISVFPVWTAKAIYRRLHPPSYAKVQEFATP